One Dromiciops gliroides isolate mDroGli1 chromosome 3, mDroGli1.pri, whole genome shotgun sequence DNA segment encodes these proteins:
- the PPP6R1 gene encoding serine/threonine-protein phosphatase 6 regulatory subunit 1 isoform X5 encodes MFWKFDLHTSSHIDTLLQRDDLALAELLDEEDVLQECKVLHPKLLDFLLRPAHLQALVDWVTREPPAAGDERLRYKYPSVSCEILTSDVPQINDALGEDEALLGRLYGFLQNRDPLNPLLASFFSKVMGILINRKTDQWLNDERIVERLVDMIHPDRDDYQHSNASQSLCDIVRLSREQMLHLQDREPDQLLATLEKQETIEQLLSNMFQGAQNESVIVNGIQVILTLLEPRRPRAEPGVGSFCTVDGQLELVPPGGPESPPPSQANLGTLRALRQWLAHFHQLLLEPPTQETLRTTWGSLQPPLGNTRLHVVKLLASALSANNAALTGELLGMDTLNAMLDLFFTYVFNNFLHSQVETWVSSVLSASAAAGENSREDGLESPAPNPAVRHLLQKCRLVERILGAWEENDRVQSEGGRRKGYMGHLTRIANAVVRNSEKGPNAALVGQLLPELLGEQRQLWEKFVSGPLSETNQKNTVDLVSPHNLHSSSDDEDERLKGFGFPQEAALQQVRAFMDFQMQQMTSAFVEHFGFNDEEFGEQEENVNAPFDKTARITFSLNADDESPNASLFELCCKERLHQFDEDEEGLGSGGSDEEDAVWQDGRRGPARSVRSGGSTDSEEGEEEEEEEEEEEVSGTMGGLGPPSFNFSCPELPGTPPQGPGKQNPPDSVPLGASADSSPGPPGSPDAPCGHAAQNVHTSPDRVEEPTPPTATEAPQESTDANALACYRQAVRQTTATHSESQDLPRPSEGDSDLPVLPNGPAPGGPPPSPNTK; translated from the exons ATGTTCTGGAAGTTTGACCTGCACACCAGTTCGCACATCGACACGCTGCTGCAGAGGGATGACCTGGCCCTGGCCGAGCTTCTGGACGAGGAGGATGTGCTGCAGGAGTGTAAGGTGCTGCACCCCAAGCTGCTGGACTTCCTGCTGCGCCCGGCCCACCTGCAGGCCCTTGTGGACTGGGTCACTCGGGAGCCCCCAGCCGCTGGCGACGAGCGTCTTCGCTACAA GTACCCCAGTGTGTCCTGTGAGATCCTGACCTCAGACGTCCCCCAGATCAATGATGCTCTCGGGGAGGACGAGGCCCTTCTGGGGCGCCTCTATGGGTTCCTGCAGAACCGAGATCCGCTCAACCCTCTGCTGGCCAGTTTCTTTAGCAAGGTCATGGGTATCCTGATTAACCGAAAGACAGACCAG TGGCTGAATGACGAGAGGATTGTGGAGCGACTGGTCGACATGATCCACCCTGACCGAGATGACTAT CAACACTCCAACGCGTCCCAATCCCTGTGTGACATCGTCCGTCTGAGCCGGGAACAGATGCTTCATCTCCAGGACAGGGAGCCCGATCAGCTGCTGGCTACGCTGGAGAA GCAGGAGACCATCGAGCAGCTGCTCAGCAACATGTTCCAGGGCGCCCAGAATGAGTCTGTGATCGTCAATGGCATCCAGGTTATATTGACCCTGTTGGAACCTCGGAGGCCCAG GGCAGAACCGGGTGTGGGCAGCTTCTGCACCGTGGATGGTCAGCTGGAGCTGGTGCCCCCGGGGGGCCCTGAGAGCCCCCCACCCAGCCAGGCCAACCTGGGGACGCTGAGAGCCCTGAGGCAGTGGCTTGCTCACTTCCACCAGCTGCTCCTGGAGCCCCCCACA CAGGAGACTCTGCGCACGACCTGGGGCAGCCTGCAGCCCCCACTGGGCAACACACGGCTGCATGTGGTGAAGCTCTTGGCCAGTGCCCTGAGCGCCAACAACGCAGCCCTGACGGGAGAGCTGCTGGGGATGGACACGCTGAACGCCATGCTG GACCTCTTCTTCACCTACGTCTTCAATAACTTCCTGCACTCCCAAGTGGAGACGTGGGTGAGCAGCGTCCTGAGCGCCTCGGCGGCGGCTGGCGAGAACAGCAGAGAGGATGGGCTGGAGTCCCCGGCACCAAATCCTGCGGTCAGACAT TTGCTCCAGAAATGCCGCCTGGTGGAGAGGATTCTGGGCGCCTGGGAGGAGAACGACCGAGTGCA GTCGGAGGGCGGCCGCAGGAAGGGTTACATGGGCCATCTGACACGCATCGCCAACGCCGTGGTGCGGAACTCTGAGAAGGGCCCCAATGCCGCGCTCGTGGGGCAGCTGCTTCCAG AGCTACTGGGGGAGCAGCGGCAGCTGTGGGAGAAGTTTGTGTCGGGGCCTCTGTCCGAGACCAACCAGAAGAACACGGTGGACCTG GTCAGCCCCCACAACCTGCATTCCTCCAGCGACGACGAGGACGAGCGCCTGAAGGGCTTTGGCTTTCCCCAGGAGGCCGCGCTGCAGCAGGTGCGG GCCTTCATGGACTTCCAGATGCAGCAGATGACCTCGGCCTTCGTGGAGCACTTTGGTTTCAATGATGAAGAATTTGGGGAACAGGAGGAGAACGTGAA CGCCCCCTTCGACAAGACGGCCAGAATCACCTTCTCCCTCAATGCTGACGACGAGAGC CCCAACGCCAGTCTGTTTGAGCTCTGCTGCAAGGAGCGGCTCCATCAGTTCGATGAGGACGAGGAGGGCCTGGGGTCGGGAGGCTCTGATGAAGAGGACGCCGTCTGGCAGGACGGCCGGCGGGGCCCGGCCCGGAGCGTGCG GAGTGGAGGCAGCACGGACagtgaagagggggaggaggaggaagaggaggaagaggaagaggaagtcaGTGGGACCATGGGAGGGCTCGGCCCTCCCTCTTTTAACTTTTCCTGCCCAGAACTACCTGGGACACCTCCCCAGG GGCCCGGGAAGCAGAATCCTCCTGACTCGGTGCCTCTCGGTGCCTCTGCGGACTCCTCTCCGGGTCCCCCAGGCTCCCCCGACGCCCCCTGCGGCCATGCAGCCCAGAACGTCCACACGTCCCCAGACAG GGTGGAGGAGCCCACCCCACCCACGGCTACAGAAGCACCTCAGGAATCGACAGATGCCAATGCACTAGCCTGCTACCGCCAAG CTGTCAGGCAGACCACAGCCACCCACAGTGAATCACAAGATCTTCCAAGACCCTCTGAAGGGGACAG TGACCTGCCGGTGCTGCCCAATGGTCCTGCTCCAGGGGGGCCCCCTCCCTCTCCAAACACCAA ataa